CGCGGACGCAGTATCGTGGGGTGATCGGGGCCGACGGCAAGTTCGCCGCCTTCGGCACTGACTGGCACTACGACGCCTACTACACGCACGGCGAGAACATCACGAACATCCACGTCAACGACATCATGCTGGTCCCGCGCTACAAGGCGGCCATCCAGGCCAGTCTCGTGAACGGCCAGATCGTGTGTTCGGACCCCGTCGCCCGGGCCAATGGCTGCGCGCCGATCAACGTGTTCGGCGGACAGCGGCCCAGCGATGCCGCGTTGAAATACATCGAGCCCGAGAACGGCCCGTATCAGCATTCGGTCCAGAAGCAGGACGTCGCCAGCCTCAACTTCAGCGGCGAGCCTATCCAAGGGTGGGCGGGGCCGGTGGCCTTGGCCTTCGGCGCCGAGTATCGCCGCGAAGCCTACCACGTGCAGGGCGACCCCTATGGCGACGGCTCGACGGCCTCGCCCTACACCACCGACTATCCGGCGGATCCGTTGCTGGGGACGGCGGGCAACAACTGGTACGCGGGCAACTATCACTCCGGCGCCGGCAAGTACAACGTCAAGGAAGCGTACGCGGAAGTGAACCTGCCGATCGTGAACTCAGAGTCCGCGGGCAAGGCCAACCTGAACTTCGCCGGCCGCTGGACCGACTACAGCACCTCGGGCACGGTCTACACCTGGAAGGTCGGCGGAACCTGGGACACGCCGCTGGATGGCGTCCGCCTGCGCGCGGTGACCTCGCGCGACGTTCGCGCGCCCAACCTGTCGGAGCTGTTCGCCGCGCCGGTCACCACCACGATCCCGAACTTCACCATTCCCTCCACGGGCACGCCCCCGCCGGGCGCCCCTTCCGGCGGCGCGCTGCTGGTGCTCCAGAACGTGGTTGGCAACCCGGACCTGAAGCCCGAGATCGCCAAGAACACGAGCCTCGGCGTGGTGCTGTCGAACCCCAAATGGCTGCCGGGGTTCAGCGTTTCGGTCGATTGGTACAACATCGTGCTGAACGGCGGCATTTCCAGCCTCAGCGCTCAGCAGGTGGTCAACTTCTGCTATGCGGGTCTGACGCAGTATTGCGGCAGCTTCAACTTCGCCCCGCCGGCCGGTACGACGGCCTACGTCAACGCCCAGGTGTTCAACCTGGCCTCGATCAAGACCAGCGGCTTCGACATCGAGGCCAGTTACCGGTTCGAACTGCCCAGCGTGCCGGGCCGTTTCGACCTGCGCGCCCTGGCGACCAACACCCACAAGTTCGTCACCAATCAGGGTTTTCCCGGCGGCTCCGTTGTCGATACCGCCGGCCAGAATTCGGGCAATACGCCGGACTGGAAGGTTCTCGCCGTCCAGACCTGGAGCTCGGACCGGTTCATGCTCAGCCTGCAGGAACGCTGGTTCAGCGACGGCGTCATCGGCGGCCAGTACATCGAATGCGCCGCCGGCAGCTGTCCGGTGGGGAGAAGCGTGGCCGACAACAACAACTACCCGACCATCGACTACAACCAGATGAAAGGCGCGACCTATGTCGACGTCAGCGGCTCCTACGAGGTGAAGAAGGGTCTGACGGCCTATTTCAAGGTCGCCAACCTGTTCAACAAGGATCCGACGCCGTCGCCGCAGACCAACACCGGCCTGGACGCCAATCCGGCGCTGTATGACCTGCTGGGACGGTTCTACCACGTGGGCCTGCGCTACAGCTTCTAGCCGCCCTTGGCGCCTGGTCGCGGTCCGGTCGAACGACTGGACCGCGGCGGGGCTGATCGAGATCAAACCAAACACGCCACGGCATCATCGGGCGTTGATAAGGGCATGCATTGAGCAGGTTGGATCGGGTACGGGGCGCCACGATCGTCGATGTGGCCCGGTTGGCGGGCGTGTCGCGGATGACGGTGTCGCGGGTGATCAATGACGGAGCGGCGGTGCGCGAGAGCACGCGGCTGGCGGTGCAGGCGGCGATCCGCGAGCTCAACTACGCGCCCAACCTGGCGGCGCGCAACCTGGTCACGGCCGGCGAGCTGCGGATCGGGGTGATCTATTCCAACCCCAGCGCCGCCTTCATGAGCGACTTCCTGATCGGGGTGTTCGAGGAGGCCACCAGCGCCGGGGCGCGGCTGATCCTGGCGCGGGGCGAGAACGGCCAGGCCCCGACGGCCCAGGAGCTGCAGCGGCTGCTGGACGCCGGCGTGCACGGCGTGGTCCTGGCCCCGCCGCTGGGGGAGTCGGCGCTGGTGCGCGACATCCTGCGCGCCGCCGACCTGCCCGTCGCCGTGGTCGCGGCGGGGCGCCCGCCGACCGACGCGATCAATGTCCGCATCGACGACCACCAGGCCAGCCAGGCCATGGCCCAGCACCTGCTGGACCTGGGCCACCGCCGGATCGGCTTCATCGCCGGCAATCCCGACCAGACCGCCAGCGTCTCGCGCCTGGAGGGGGCCAGGGCGGCGATCGCCGCGGTTCCGGGCGCCGAACTGGTCCTGGCCCAGGGCAGCTTCAGCTATGGCTCGGGTCTGCGCGCGGCCGAATGGCTGCTGGACGCCGACCCCGCGCCCACCGCGATCTTCGCCAGCAACGACGACATGGCCGCCGCGGCCGTGTCGGTGGCCCACCGCCGTCACCTGGACGTGCCGCGCGACCTGACCGTGGTCGGGTTCGACGACACCACCGTGGCCACCACGCTTTGGCCGCCGCTGACCACCGTGCGCCAGCCGGTGCGGCAGATGGCGGCCGTGGCCCTGGACCGGCTGATGCGGGCCCTGCGCTCGCCCGATCCGGACGGCGAGCGGGCGGCCGACCATGTGCTGGGCCACGCCCTGATCGAGCGTGACTCCACCGCGCCGCCCCGGCGTGTCGAGGCCGCAACCTCAACCTCGATCCCTGACGCCAACAGCGGAGCCCGCGCGCATGTCTGACGCCACCGACGCTGGAATGGACGCCGGGATGGAAAAGGCCACGGTGGCCAAGGTCACCGCCCGGCTGATGCCGCTGTTCTGCCTGATGTACCTGATCGCCTATATCGACCGGCAGAACGTGTCCTACGCCAAGCTGGACATGGTCCAGGCCCTGGGCTTGAGCGAGGCGGCCTATGGGCTGGGCGCGTCGCTGTTCTTCATCGGCTACTTCCTGTTCGAGGCCCCGTCCAACCTGATCCTGGCCCGGGTCGGGGCGCGGGTGTGGTTCGCGCGGATCATGTTCACCTGGGGCCTGGTGACCCTGGCCCTGGGGTTCACCCAGAACGCCACGATGTTCTACGTCCTGCGCTTTGCCCTGGGGGTGACCGAGGCGGGGTTCTTCCCCGGCGTGCTCTACGTGCTGACCCTGTGGTACCCGCAAGCCCACCGGGCGCGGATGGTGGGCTTGTTCATGATCGCCAGCGCCGTGGCCAACGCGGTCGGGGCGGTCGTGGGCGGCCTGCTGCTGGACCTGGACGGAACCCTGGGCCTGGCCGGCTGGCAGTGGGTGTTCCTGGTCACCGGCGTGCCGGCCGTGCTGCTGGCGCCTTACGTGCTGTGGAAGCTGCCCGACGGTCCGGTCCAGGCCAAGTGGCTGCCCGACGCCCAGAAGGCCTGGCTGGCCAAGGTGCTGAGCGCCGAACGGGGAGGGGAGCCCGACGACCATCGGGGGGCCTGGAAGGCGATCTTCGATCCGCGCGTGCTGCTGCTGGCCAGCCTCTATATCGGCATGCCGCTGGGCGCTTACGGCCTGAGCTACTGGCTGCCGACCATCGTCAAGTCGTTCGGCGTGTCCAACAGCGTCAACGGCCTGATCAACGTCATTCCGTGGCTGTGCGTGGCCGTGGCCCTGTGGCTGGTGCCGCGTCACGCCGCGCGCCATGGGGCCAGCGCCTGGCATATCGCCGGACCGTGCCTGCTGGGCGCGCTGGCCCTGACGCTGAGCGTGATCGTGCCCGGCGCGGCGCTGAAGTTCGCGATGCTGTGCATCGCCGCCCCGGCCATCTTCGCGGCCCAGCCGGTGTTCTGGAGCCTGCCGCCCAGCTTCCTCAGCGGTCCCCGGGCCGCGGCCGGCATCGCCGCGATCAACGCCATCGGCAACCTGGGCGGCTTCATCGCCCAGAACCTGGTGCCCCTGGTCCGCGACGCCACCGGCTCCAACCTGGCCCCCATGCTGGCCCTGGCCGCCGTCCTGGTCGTCACCAGCCTGATGATCTTCTACGCCATGGCCAGGCTGGACAAAACCCGGGCCCGCGCCGCATGAACCCCCGCCACGCCCTCCTCGGATGGGTCGTGCCGCGCTTCAGGCGCGCTGAATGAAGAGGCAATCGCCCGCTACGAATGCGCGGGCGACGCCGTTGCCCCAACGCTCCAGCAAGGCGTCGCCCGCGAGCTTGGGCCCATCGCCATAGCGCCAGCAATAATCGTCGATCGCCACCCATCCGCCTGGTGGAACCAGCGGCGACCAGAGCGAGACGTCCTCAGCCGCGCAGGGCGCGTCGTGATTGCCGTCGATGTGCAGCAGGGCGATGCGGCCGGAAGGCTTCAGCGCCGGCCGCGTCTTGAAGAGGCGTACGGCCTCGCCGTCGGCGTCGCCCCTGTAGATCGCGTGGCCCGAGACGGAAGGCGTGCGATAGGCGGTCATCGCGCCCTGCGGCGCGAGAGCCGCGAACGTCGCCTCGAACGCCAAGGCGACGCGTTCCAGGCCGGCCGCGCGCGTATAGTCCTGCATGATCTGCGGCAGGTCCTTCTGCGCGCCGACCTCCGAACTCCAGGGATCGAAGACGAACAAGGGCCGCTCCGCCTGGCCCAGCGCGCGTCCAGACAGCAGCACGCTGGCCGAGCGCCCGAACAGCGAACCGATCTCGACGATGTCGCCCTCCGGCGCATCGAGCAGGCAGGCCAGCAGGGCGGCCAGCTTGTCGTCGTAGGATTCACCGAACAGGTCGAAGGCGAGGCGGATGACGCCGGCCAGGAACGCCGGCTCCGGCGGCGTCCGGGTGGGCGCCAGCGCGGCGATCAGGCCTCGCCAATGTTCGGCGCGCGCGAAGATGTCGTCCCAGCGCGCGAATTCCTCCTCCAGCGCCGAGCGGTTGATGATCCGCAGCTGGGTCAGGCCATGCTCGCGCAGCATGTCGCCGAGCGCCGCATGGACCATGTGCGCGGCGGCATGGATCTGGGTGACCTCATGGGTCCGCACGAGGTCCAGGAAAGCCGCGAGGAATTCCGGATCGTGCACCAGCGGCAGTCTCACCCAGGGCGCGGCGCCGTCGGTGGGATCGCTTGTATCGATGGAAGCGCCGATGACCCGTTCGCCCCGCTCCAACGCCTGCTTGAGGTATGCGCGGCCGGCCGGTGTCGAAACCGGAAACACCAAGGTCACAGACATGTCGCTCCAGCCGCGCGGATCAATCCTGGCGCCAGACACGGCGCGATACGGGAAACACTAGCCTGAGATCACGGGCGGCGACGACCCCAAAATCCTCGGTCAGCGGACGAGCGGAAGGTCGCGTTAACCATATAGTGTGTTTCGCCCCTATAGGGTGCCAAGCTCTAAGTAGCGAAGAGCAGAATCCTCATGTTCAGTCGCGGTTTCGCCCGATCCAGCGCTCCGGCCGTCAAGCCGATCGAGCCGCTGGTGATCGCACGTCCCGAGCTTCCCCAGGCCGAAGCCCTACTGCCTTACCTGCGTCGAATCGACGCCGCCCGCTGGTATTCCAACTTCGGACCCTTGCTCACCGAGTTCGAAGCCAGGCTGACGGCCCGGTTCGAACCGGACACCCAGGTCGTGACCTGCGCCAATGGAACGCAAGGTCTGGCCTTGTGTCTGCAAGCCCTGCAGCTTGCGCCGGGCAGCCTTTGCGCCGTGCCGGCCTACACCTTCGTGGCCACGGCGCATGCGGTCATCTCCGCCGGCCTGATCCCCTATTTTCTGGACGTCGATCCCGACACCTGGACGCTGCAACCGCACACCGTCCGCGAGGCCCTGGCCCACGCGCCCGCGCCGGTCTCCGCCGTCATTCTCGTCGCGCCCTTCGGCTTGACGCCCGACCTGGCGCCTTGGCTGGAGCTTCGCGAGCAGACCGGCGTGCAGGTCGTCGTCGACGCCGCCGCGGCGTTCGACGCCGTCCACTCGGCCGCCTTGCCCACGGTCGTGAGCCTGCACGCCACCAAGGTGCTCGGTATCGGCGAAGGCGGTTTCCTGGCGACCGAGGATCATCGCCTGGCCCAGCGCGTGAGGCAGCTCACCACCTTTGGCTTTCGCGGATCGCGGGACTCCCAAATGCCCGCCACCAACGCCAAGCTCAGCGAATATGCCGCCGCGATTGGGCTGGCGGCCCTGGACGCCTGGCCCCACAATCGTTTGCGCTGGCTGCGCGCCGCCCAAGGTCTGCGCGCGGCGACGACCCATCTGCCCCAGGTGGCCTTCCAACCCGGCTGGGGATTGAGCTGGGCGACCAGCGTCTGCAGCGTTCAACTGCCGGACGGGATGGCCGCGACCGTCGAGCGCGGACTGAGCGAGCAGGGCGTGGAGACCCGTCGCTGGTGGGGACTCGGCTGCCAGACCAATCCGGCCTTCGCGGACTGCCCGCGAGGCGACCTGACCCAGACCGACCGTCTGGGCCAAGCCGTCATCGGCCTGCCGTTCTCGATCGATCTCGACCACGAGCAGATCAGCCGCGTCGCCGCGGCGCTCGCGGCCTCTGTCGACTAGAGGGCAGGGGCTTTCCGATGACGAAGCAGAGACTGGTCGTGGTCGGCCCCGGCCTGATGGGCCTGAAGCATATCGAACTGATCCTGGCGAACCCGCGCTGCGAGCTGGCCGGCATCGTCACGCCCGAACGGGAAGTCTTCAACGACGTGGGCGAGCGGCTGAACGTGCCCCTGTTCCATGACCTGGAAGCCTGCCTGACGGCGCTGGCGCCCTCGGGCGTGATCATCGCCTCGCCCAACATGTTTCACTACGATCAGGCCTGCCTGTGCGCCGAACGGGACATCCCGGTGCTGATCGAGAAGCCGGTCACCTCGGACTACGAGGACGCCGTGCGTCTGGTCGATCTGGTCGCGCGCCGAAAGGCCAAGGTGATCGTCGGACATCATCGGGCCCACAGCCCCCTGATGGCGACGGCCAAGGCGATCATCGAGGAAGGCCGGCTGGGACGCCTGGTGGCCATCCAGGGCAGCGCGATCTTCTACAAGCCGCCGGAATATTTCGACGCCGGCCCCTGGCGCCGCGAGCCCGGCGGCGGCCCGATCCTGATCAACCTGATCCACGAAGTCGGGATCATGAGGACGCTGTGCGGCGAGATCTCCGCGGTCCAGGCGATCGTCTCCAACAGGCTCCGACAGTTCCCCGTGGAAGACACCGTCGTGATCAACCTTCAGTTCCGGAACGGCGCGCTTGGGACGTTCGTCCTGTCGGACACC
The window above is part of the Caulobacter soli genome. Proteins encoded here:
- a CDS encoding TonB-dependent receptor plug domain-containing protein; translation: MVSAGSAAAQTAQAPASAEPNATALSEIVVTGSRIRSTGFTAPTPTQALGQADLERAAEPNVFTTIAQLPSLQGSTGATTGTFSTSSGSQGLSSFSLRGLGTIRTLTLLDGQRVVPANITGVPDISLFPQLLVQRVDVVTGGASASYGSDAVGGVVNFITDKRFEGFKANIAGGVTTYGDNQQFLAQVAAGKAFLNDRLHVQVSAEYDDEDGVPAGGFGEDAPGSRDWYTTATLVNRGVTNDGSPQYLYREHAQAYQYTKYGLISAGPLQGTAFDQAGNPFEFQYGSNGVPAKNAAGTVSNCYSSGGFCVGGDLSGNVGVGTSLQSEIKRMNSYGRVAYDIDDNNEIYGTLNIARVESANQPNPGGATTGLTMQCSNPYLPASVVTACANAGITSFTFGTSNALLPNNISVHPTRTQYRGVIGADGKFAAFGTDWHYDAYYTHGENITNIHVNDIMLVPRYKAAIQASLVNGQIVCSDPVARANGCAPINVFGGQRPSDAALKYIEPENGPYQHSVQKQDVASLNFSGEPIQGWAGPVALAFGAEYRREAYHVQGDPYGDGSTASPYTTDYPADPLLGTAGNNWYAGNYHSGAGKYNVKEAYAEVNLPIVNSESAGKANLNFAGRWTDYSTSGTVYTWKVGGTWDTPLDGVRLRAVTSRDVRAPNLSELFAAPVTTTIPNFTIPSTGTPPPGAPSGGALLVLQNVVGNPDLKPEIAKNTSLGVVLSNPKWLPGFSVSVDWYNIVLNGGISSLSAQQVVNFCYAGLTQYCGSFNFAPPAGTTAYVNAQVFNLASIKTSGFDIEASYRFELPSVPGRFDLRALATNTHKFVTNQGFPGGSVVDTAGQNSGNTPDWKVLAVQTWSSDRFMLSLQERWFSDGVIGGQYIECAAGSCPVGRSVADNNNYPTIDYNQMKGATYVDVSGSYEVKKGLTAYFKVANLFNKDPTPSPQTNTGLDANPALYDLLGRFYHVGLRYSF
- a CDS encoding LacI family DNA-binding transcriptional regulator, whose protein sequence is MSRLDRVRGATIVDVARLAGVSRMTVSRVINDGAAVRESTRLAVQAAIRELNYAPNLAARNLVTAGELRIGVIYSNPSAAFMSDFLIGVFEEATSAGARLILARGENGQAPTAQELQRLLDAGVHGVVLAPPLGESALVRDILRAADLPVAVVAAGRPPTDAINVRIDDHQASQAMAQHLLDLGHRRIGFIAGNPDQTASVSRLEGARAAIAAVPGAELVLAQGSFSYGSGLRAAEWLLDADPAPTAIFASNDDMAAAAVSVAHRRHLDVPRDLTVVGFDDTTVATTLWPPLTTVRQPVRQMAAVALDRLMRALRSPDPDGERAADHVLGHALIERDSTAPPRRVEAATSTSIPDANSGARAHV
- a CDS encoding MFS transporter, producing the protein MDAGMEKATVAKVTARLMPLFCLMYLIAYIDRQNVSYAKLDMVQALGLSEAAYGLGASLFFIGYFLFEAPSNLILARVGARVWFARIMFTWGLVTLALGFTQNATMFYVLRFALGVTEAGFFPGVLYVLTLWYPQAHRARMVGLFMIASAVANAVGAVVGGLLLDLDGTLGLAGWQWVFLVTGVPAVLLAPYVLWKLPDGPVQAKWLPDAQKAWLAKVLSAERGGEPDDHRGAWKAIFDPRVLLLASLYIGMPLGAYGLSYWLPTIVKSFGVSNSVNGLINVIPWLCVAVALWLVPRHAARHGASAWHIAGPCLLGALALTLSVIVPGAALKFAMLCIAAPAIFAAQPVFWSLPPSFLSGPRAAAGIAAINAIGNLGGFIAQNLVPLVRDATGSNLAPMLALAAVLVVTSLMIFYAMARLDKTRARAA
- a CDS encoding class I SAM-dependent methyltransferase, whose translation is MSVTLVFPVSTPAGRAYLKQALERGERVIGASIDTSDPTDGAAPWVRLPLVHDPEFLAAFLDLVRTHEVTQIHAAAHMVHAALGDMLREHGLTQLRIINRSALEEEFARWDDIFARAEHWRGLIAALAPTRTPPEPAFLAGVIRLAFDLFGESYDDKLAALLACLLDAPEGDIVEIGSLFGRSASVLLSGRALGQAERPLFVFDPWSSEVGAQKDLPQIMQDYTRAAGLERVALAFEATFAALAPQGAMTAYRTPSVSGHAIYRGDADGEAVRLFKTRPALKPSGRIALLHIDGNHDAPCAAEDVSLWSPLVPPGGWVAIDDYCWRYGDGPKLAGDALLERWGNGVARAFVAGDCLFIQRA
- a CDS encoding aminotransferase class I/II-fold pyridoxal phosphate-dependent enzyme, with amino-acid sequence MFSRGFARSSAPAVKPIEPLVIARPELPQAEALLPYLRRIDAARWYSNFGPLLTEFEARLTARFEPDTQVVTCANGTQGLALCLQALQLAPGSLCAVPAYTFVATAHAVISAGLIPYFLDVDPDTWTLQPHTVREALAHAPAPVSAVILVAPFGLTPDLAPWLELREQTGVQVVVDAAAAFDAVHSAALPTVVSLHATKVLGIGEGGFLATEDHRLAQRVRQLTTFGFRGSRDSQMPATNAKLSEYAAAIGLAALDAWPHNRLRWLRAAQGLRAATTHLPQVAFQPGWGLSWATSVCSVQLPDGMAATVERGLSEQGVETRRWWGLGCQTNPAFADCPRGDLTQTDRLGQAVIGLPFSIDLDHEQISRVAAALAASVD
- a CDS encoding Gfo/Idh/MocA family protein, which translates into the protein MTKQRLVVVGPGLMGLKHIELILANPRCELAGIVTPEREVFNDVGERLNVPLFHDLEACLTALAPSGVIIASPNMFHYDQACLCAERDIPVLIEKPVTSDYEDAVRLVDLVARRKAKVIVGHHRAHSPLMATAKAIIEEGRLGRLVAIQGSAIFYKPPEYFDAGPWRREPGGGPILINLIHEVGIMRTLCGEISAVQAIVSNRLRQFPVEDTVVINLQFRNGALGTFVLSDTGASPRSWEQTSRENPVYPTYPDEDCYSITGTLGSLDFPTMRLKTHPSPSWHVPFVEEVIPVVRENPLERQLDNFLDVILGVADPVVTAFDGAQNVRVVEAIRRSAETKSLIEFES